The Candidatus Binatia bacterium DNA segment TTGGTGCGCTGCCGGTTAGGTTAACGCATATGGGGCAACGCCCTGGGCGACGGGCGGCGCATGTTCATGGGCAGACTCATGGGCAAGCGGGCTTCGCTCAACCACCGGCCAGTGGCTTCGAACCCTCCGGGTTCACGCAGGTCGGCATCGAACTTGGCACTCTCCAGTAGCGTCCATATCGAGCAACTGGGCGAGTGCCCCCTGAATCGTCAAAGGGATTCGAGGAACGTTACTCTGCGTTCCAGATGATCGAGTAGAGGACGGGATGTGGGCAACTGTCCGGTGGCCACACGGATCAGTTCCACTGGCCGGTAAGTCTGGCCTAATCGGTGAACGTGTTCCCGCAGCCAACTCAGCAGCAGGCGGAACTCCCCCGCTGCCACTGCCGCCTCAACCGAGCCCAGGTCAGCTTCGGCGGCGCGGTCCAGTTGTGCGGCGTACATGTTGCCGAGGGCGTAACTCGGGAAGTAGCCGATGGCGCCACTCGGCCAATGCACGTCTTGGAGTACGCCGTCGCGGTCCGTCTCCGGTATGACGCCCAGGTACTCTCCCATCTTCTCACGCCAGACCTGCGGCAGGGCAGCGACATCGAGGCTGCCGTCCAGCAAGGCCCGCTCGAGTTCGAAGCGCAGGATGATATGCAAGTTATAGGTGATCTCGTCTGCCTCCGTACGGATCAGCTACGGTCGCGCCTCATTGGCGGCGACCACGATCGATTCGAGCGACGTCCTGGCCAGGCCGGGAAAGGCCTGGCGAGCCGCGGGGAGGAGATGCTTCCAAAAGGCCATCGATCTCCCGATTTGGTTCTCCCACAGCCGCGATTGGGATTCATGGATGCCGAATGAGCACGACTGTCCCCGCGGCGTGCCCCACGCCTCGGCATCGAGTCCTTGTTCGTAGAGCGCGTGTCCGGTTTCGTGGAGGGTCGCATACAGCGCGTAGCGCAGGTCGCGTGCATCGTACCGCGTGGTGATGCGGACATCATCCCCAACGTTGGTGGTAAAGGGATGGGCAGCTTCGTCGAGGCGGCCTTTGTTGAAGTCGAAGCCCAGACGGACCGCCACCGCCTGATTGAAGCGCCGCTGCGCCTCGACCGGAAAGTCGCCGCACAAGGCATTGGCGTCGAGCCGGCCGGCATCGAGCCGCGCCTTGATCCGGTCCACCAGCGGCAGCAGCCCATGGCGGAGATCCGCAAAGAGTGGCTCGATCAAGGCCGCAGACGCGCCGGGCTCGTATTCTTCGAGCAACACGTCGTACGCCGGGCGGCTCGCATCCATCGCGGCAGCAACGCGGCGCTCGGTCTCCACGACCCGCCCAAGCCAGGGCGCCAACATGGAGAAATCGTCGTCCCGCCGCGCCGCCACCCATACCGCACGCGCCTGTGCGTGGAGCGTCGACCGCTGCCGCACCAGCGCCGTATCGAGCCGGCGTCTCCGATCGACGCGCCATTTCGTTTCGCGCACGTCGACCGCCTGTTGCGGGTTGAGTTCCGAGCCGCTGTCCGCCAGCCCGTCCACCACTGCCAGGAAGGCGGGGGCGGTTTGACGCTCATGCAGGAGCCCGGCCAGGGTACCAATCTGTCGTGCCCGCCCCTCGATGGCCCCGGCCGGCATCAGGGTTTCTTGATCCCACTCCAGCAATTGCAGCACGCCGCCAAGATCTGCCTGTAGGCGCAACGCCGCGACCAATTGCGCGTAGGCCTCGTCAACCCGCGTCACCGCGTGCTCTCACCCGCCAGGTAGGCGGCGGCGTGGTGCAGACCGGCAATGGTCTTCGCGTCTTGAATCTCTCCTGCTCGGATCATGCTCAACGCGCTTTGTAGCGGCATCCGGCTGATCGACAGCACCTCATCTTCCTCGAGCTGCTGAACCGTCGGCGTGAGTTTGCGGGCAAGAAAGAGATGGATGCGTTCGTCGCAAAATCCGGGCGCAGTGAAAATCGCCCCCAGTTGCACCAGTTCCGCGGCGACGAGGCCCACCTCCTCCTGCAACTCACGCGCAGCGCATCGTATCGGCTCCTCGCCGCCGTCGAGCTTGCCGGCCGGGATCTCCCAGATGAAGCCGCCGGCGGCATAGCGGTACTGGTGCACCAAGGTCACCGAACCGTCGTCGTGCACCGGCACAATCGCCGCCGCGCCCGGATGTCGAATGACTTCCAGGGTCACGGTGACCTGATTCGGCAGTGTGACCTCCTCCAAGCGCAGGTCGACGATGCGCCCCTTGTAGATCTGACGCACGGCCACTCAGATGACTGTTCCCGGCGTGATGACGCCGTTTTTCGGAATGATCACCACCCCATCGCGGATGTAGTAGCCTGGGCCATCAAGGGTCTGGACCTTATTCTGGTTGCGGATCACCACGCCCTCACCAATGCGCGCATTCTTGTCGATAATGGCGTGTTCAACCGTGCTGCCCGCACCCACGCCAACCGGGATCACACCGCCCTGACCGTCCGGGGCATCCGGCGTGCCATAGAAATCCGCACCCATCATGACTGTATGCGACAGGCGGACGCGGCGCCCGATGATGCTGCGGATGCCGACCACCGAGTGATCGATTTCCGCGTCTTCGATGCGGCAGCCCTCGCAGATCACCGACTCGTCGATCCGCGCCGCGTGCAGATTCGTCGGCGGCAGAAAGCGGGGCCGCGTATAGATCGGCGCACGTTCGCTGAAGAGGTCGATGGGCGGCGTGCCCGATGCCAACTCGATGTTGGCGGCGTAAAAGGTGCGGATGGTCCCGATGTCCTCCCAGTAGCCGGAAAAGAAGTGCGCGTGCACCCGGTGGGTACGGATGGCCCGGGGAATCACCTCCTTGCCGAAGTCCATTTGTGCCGGGTCCTCGAGAGCCCCCACCAGCACCTCGGGGCGGAACACGTAGATGCCCATCGATGCCAGGTATGGACGACCGCTGGAGGCGCCACGCGCCACCAACATCTGTTCACTCAGGGCGAGCTGACGCAGCGAGGACACGTCACGCGGCTTCTCGACGAAGTCGGTCACGGTGCCGAAACCGTCGATCTGCAGAATGCCGAACTCGCCGGCGTCACGTTCGGTCACCGGGGTGGCGGCCACCGTAATATCGGCGCGGCTGGCGACATGCGCTTCGAGGATCCGCCGGAAGTCCATCACATAGAGTTGATCCCCAGAGAGCACGAGAATGGTGTCGGTACCCGGACGCAAGAAGCGGCGGAGCTGCTTGCGCACGGCATCGGCGGTTCCCTGGTACCAATCCGTGCACTCCTCGGTTTGCTCCGCGGCCAGTATCTCCACGAAGCCGCGCGAGAACGGATCGAAGCGGTAGGTCCGCGCCACGTGCCGGTTCAACGACGCCGATTGGAACTGGGACAACACAAAGATGTTGCGCAACCCGGAGTTGATGCAGTTACTGATCGGGATGTCGACGAGGCGGTACTTCCCTACCAGCGGCACCGCCGGCTTACTCCGCAACTGCGTCAGCGGATACAACCGGGTCCCGCGACCGCCTCCCAAGATGACCGCAACGACGTTTTCCACAGAAAGCGACGATACCTTACGGCGAACCGCTGGTCCACACGCCG contains these protein-coding regions:
- a CDS encoding glucose-1-phosphate adenylyltransferase, which encodes MENVVAVILGGGRGTRLYPLTQLRSKPAVPLVGKYRLVDIPISNCINSGLRNIFVLSQFQSASLNRHVARTYRFDPFSRGFVEILAAEQTEECTDWYQGTADAVRKQLRRFLRPGTDTILVLSGDQLYVMDFRRILEAHVASRADITVAATPVTERDAGEFGILQIDGFGTVTDFVEKPRDVSSLRQLALSEQMLVARGASSGRPYLASMGIYVFRPEVLVGALEDPAQMDFGKEVIPRAIRTHRVHAHFFSGYWEDIGTIRTFYAANIELASGTPPIDLFSERAPIYTRPRFLPPTNLHAARIDESVICEGCRIEDAEIDHSVVGIRSIIGRRVRLSHTVMMGADFYGTPDAPDGQGGVIPVGVGAGSTVEHAIIDKNARIGEGVVIRNQNKVQTLDGPGYYIRDGVVIIPKNGVITPGTVI
- a CDS encoding NUDIX hydrolase translates to MRQIYKGRIVDLRLEEVTLPNQVTVTLEVIRHPGAAAIVPVHDDGSVTLVHQYRYAAGGFIWEIPAGKLDGGEEPIRCAARELQEEVGLVAAELVQLGAIFTAPGFCDERIHLFLARKLTPTVQQLEEDEVLSISRMPLQSALSMIRAGEIQDAKTIAGLHHAAAYLAGESTR